The Fusobacterium massiliense DNA window TTCCTCCAGAAACCGTTACCCAACGAAGCATAACTCCAAAAATACTCAAGAATATCAATCCTAACCAAAAACTTGGAATAGAAAGTCCTGTGAAACTTATTGCTCTTACAAAATAGTCTTGCCACTTGTCCTTTTTAACTGCTGCTAAAACTCCAAGAGGTATTGAAATTACTATCATAAATGTTAAAGATAATAATGATAGTTTTAATGTTGGGAAGAAAGCTGTTTTTATTTTATCTACAACGGGTACTCTTAAAGAATAAGATTTCCCCATTTCCCCTTGTAATACATGACCTGCCCATCTGCAATATTGTTCTGCGAAAGGTCTATCGAGTCCTAATTCTGCTCTTGTTTGTTCTAGTAATTCTGGTGTGGGAAGGTTTCCACATTCTGTTAGCATTATTTCTGCAGGATCTCCTGGAGATAAATAAGTCAAACTAAATGTAAAGAAACTAATTCCAAATAGAACTAACAAAATTTGTAAAGCTCTGTTAACGTAATTGTTTTTAATCACTTTGCCTCCTTTAAAATTATAGTTTATACATTTTTTTATTTAAAATTTTGCAAAAAGCAAAAATAAAAACTATTGCTGTCAGACACCATGTCATTGGATAAACATAGGCAACTGATTTAAAATCTAAATTAAATTTTGATATTACATATAGTAAGGTAACTCTAAAACCACAAAGGCAAATCATAGTTACATACATCGAAACTATCGAATATCCCATTCCTCTCAGACATGAACCTAATACTTCAAGTATTGTGTACAATATATAAAAAGGGAAAGTTGTTAAAGCTATTTGTGAACCTAAATAAATAATCTCTTCGTTTTTTATAAAAATTCTCATAAAAGTATAAGAGTTTGTTAATATTATTGTTGCAATAAATATATTTATTGCTCCTGATAAAGCTATAGAAACTAAAGCTCCTTTTTTAACTCTTTCGTAATTTTCTGCTCCAACATTCTGTCCTGTAAATGTCATACTCGCTTGTCCTATTGCAACAACTGGCATCCAAATAAAATTTTCTAATTTGAAATATGTTGCATAAGCTGCAACTGCATCTCCACCATAACCATTAATATAATATTGAACTATAATATTTGATAAGGTGATAAGCATTGATTGCAATCCTGCTGGTAAACCAAAATATAAAATTTGTTTTAATAGATGAAAATCTATTTTTAAATTCTTTAAACTAAATTTTATTACAGTTTTATTTTTAAACAAATAAGTCATCACAATTATTGCAGTGACAGTCTGAGAAAAAGTTGTTGCTATGGCTACACCCGCAACTCCATTTTTTAAAAGAACAATAAAAATATAATTTGTTATTACATTTAAAATTCCACCGAATGCTAAAATATAAAATGGTGTTTTAGAATTTCCTGTTGAACGAATTATTCCTGATCCAATATTATATAAAATCATTGGTAACATACTTAAAAAATATATTTTTAAGTAAAGAACAGAGTCATCCATTATCACTTCTGGTGTATTTAAAAGCTTTAGTAAAAATTCTGACGAAAAAACTCCTAAAATAGTAAGAAAAATTCCACCAATTATTCCAAAACTTATTGCTGTATGAGAAATTTTAGAAGCTGTTTCAAAATCTTTAGAACCTATCTTTTGTGAAACTGCAACTCCAACCCCAATGGATACCCCTGTAGAAAGTCCAATTATACAAGTAAATATTAAACTACTTGCTCCTACTGCTGCCGTTGCTTCTTTACCTACAAAGTTTCCAACAAAAATCATATCAGCAGTATTATAAAGTTGTTGAATTAAACTTGCACCTAACAAAGGTAAGGAAAAAAATAATAAAATTTTCCAGATAGATCCTTTGGTCATATCTTTTACTTTATTTTTCATATAAAAAAATTCACCTACATAAATTATTAAATCTAAAATTTTTATTTAGAAATTATTTATTTATTCTATCATATATATATTAGCTTTTCAATAAAATTATTTTGCTAAACTTAATAAAATTATTAAAAAATCTGCAATTGGCTTTTTTTATTTTATTTTTTTCTTGACTTTTAAATTTTAAAAGAATATAATTATAAAAAATAAAATTTTAAGGAGGAAAGTTATGCTAAGGAGAATAATGATAAGGAAAGAAAAACAATTTAATATGTAGCCTTATCTATTTATATATTAGCCTAACTTTGCCATTTTGGTAAATAGTAAATTTAACACAGATAGCTAGTATATCTGTGTTTTTATATTTTAAAATATTGATAAGGAAGTTCTTAGATGTATTCAGTTAAAATCTGATATATCTTAATTTCCTTTTTTTATTTATAAGAAAATATAAAAGTAAATAGAAATAATTAGTCTCTGACGTTCGTATTAGTTATAAGAGCTTGTGTCCATTGAGCTTGTAGAAGTCTGCAGCTGTCGAGAAACTTTATTTATTACATAGAAAATTATAAATTTAAAAAACAAAAAAATTATAGTTTAATATTTATATTTAATTGAAAGGGGTTAGAATGGAATATTTAGAAATTTTAAAAGATACCTTTTTAACAGACGATAGATATATGTATATCGTCGATGGGCTTATCTTTTCAGTCGGAATTACATTGTTTTCAACAGTTATAGGAATTGTATTGGGACTTTTATTAGCAATAATGAAATTATCTCATTGGTATCCTTTAAAAAGGATAAAAGGTTTTCAAAACTTCAATCCTTTATCTAAAATTGCATATATTTATATTGATATTATAAGAGGTACCCCTGTTGTTGTTCAATTAATGATACTTGCAAATTTAGTTTTTGTTGGTTTTTTAAGAGAAACACCTGTATTAATAATTGGTGGAATAGCATTCGGATTAAACTCTGGTGCTTATGTTGCAGAAATTATTAGAGCTGGAATAGAAGGACTAGATAAAGGACAAATGGAAGCTGGAAGAGCTTTAGGTTTAACTTATTCACAAACAATGAAAAAAATAATCGTTCCTCAAGCTATTAAAAATATTCTTCCTGCTCTTGTAAGTGAATTTATAACTTTATTAAAAGAAACTTCAATTATAGGTTTTATTGGAGGTATAGATTTATTAAGAGCAGCTAGTATTATCACAAGTCAAACATATAGAGGAGTCGAACCTCTACTAGCAGTTGGTTTCATCTATTTAATACTTACTTCTATATTTACAATGTTTATGAGAAAAGTTGAAAGGGGGTTGAAAGTAAGTGATTAATATTGTTAATTTATCTAAAAATTTTGGAAATTTAAAAGTTTTAAAAAATATTTCAACTACAATCAATAAGGGAGAAATCATATCAATTATAGGTCCTTCTGGAAGTGGAAAATCAACTTTTCTTAGATGTATCAATAAATTAGAAGAAGCAACTGATGGGCATATCTATATTGATGGTATGGACTTAATGGATAAAAATACTGATATAAATAAAATAAGAGAAAGAGTTGGAATGGTGTTTCAACATTTCAATTTATTCCCTCATATGACAGTTTTAGAAAATTTAACACTTTCTCCTATGTTAGTAAAAAAAGAAAATAAAGAAGAAAGTGAAAAATATGCCCAATATTTATTGGATAAGGTAGGATTATTAGATAAGGCTAATTCATATCCAACTCAGCTTTCTGGAGGTCAAAAACAAAGAATTGCAATAGCTAGAGCTCTAGCTATGAAACCCGAAGTAATTTTATTTGATGAACCTACATCTGCTCTTGACCCAGAAATGATAAAAGAAGTTCTTGATGTTATGAAAAATTTAGCTGATGAAGGAATGACTATGCTTATTGTTACTCATGAAATGGGATTTGCAAAAAATGTTGGAAATAGAATTTTCTTTATGGACAATGGGCAAATTATCGAAGATTGTTCTCCTAAAGATTTTTTTGAAAATCCAACTAATGAAAGAATTAAAGATTTCTTAAATAAAGTTTTAAATAAGTAATTGTGTATCTAATTTTTATAAATTTTAAAAGGAGTGGTTTGTATGAAAAAAATTTTTAAATTAATGATGTTGGTAGTTTTATCGGTTGTTTTTTCTATTTCTCTTTTTGCAAAAGATGTTGTTTATGTAGGAACTAATGCAGAATTTGCCCCATTTGAATATCTTGAAAAAAATCAAGTAGTTGGTTTTGATATTGATTTACTAAATGCAATTTCAAAAGAAACTGGAATTGAATTTAAAGTTAAAGATATGGCTTTTGATGGTTTACTTCCAGCTCTTCAAACAAAAAAAGTTGATATGGTTATAGCTGGTATGACAGCAACTCCTGAAAGAAAAAAAGCCGTTGTATTCTCTAAACCTTACTTTAAAGCTAAACAAGTTGTTATAACTAAAGGTGTAGATAAATCTCTAAAATCATTTAATGATTTATCTACTAAAAAAGTTGGAGTAATGTTAGGATTTACTGGAGATACTGTTGTTAGTGCTATTAAAGGAGTTAAAGTTGAAAGATTTAATGCTGCTTATGCTGCAATAATGGCTCTTGCTCAAAATAAAATAGATGCAGTTGTGCTAGATTCTGAACCAGCTAAAAAATATACAGCTAATAGTAAACAATTCTCTATTGCTAATATTCCTGCTGCTGAAGAAGATTATGCAATAGCATTTAGAAAAAATGATACAGCTCTTGTTCAAAAAATAAATTCTGCTTTAGATAAAATTAAAGCTAACGGAGAATATGATAAAATCTTAAAAAAATATTTCAAATAGTGATAATAATTATTAATAACTTTTTTCATTAGAGATAGTACACTTTTAAAAGTGTACTATCTCTATTTTATTCTATAGAAAAGTATAAATTTAAATGATTATTAGTCTCTTGACAGCCGTATGAGTTCTACGAGCTCAATGAACACAGGTTCCGTCAGAGACTTTTTTATTCCATAGAAAAGTGTAAATTCAAAATAAGTTGTTAAAACTCGAACTTAAAATCTAATAAAACTTTAATTTCAATAAAATATAGAGTAAAAAATAGAACCTGTGAAAAGAAAAATGGTTTTATTGCAGAAAAAATGCTCAAATGATAGAATCTTTACATATTAAATAAAGAATAAAATCATACTTTGGATTTTATTAACCTTAAGATTGGAGTAAAAAATGGATTGGGAATTTATTACAGAACACACATCAGAATTCATACATGCTGGAATATTAACATTAAAAATAGGCTCGATTGGAATAGTCCTTTCCATCATTGTAGGAATTATTGGAAGTTGGATATTATATGAAAATTTTAAATTTTTTAAATCAATAGTAATATGCTATATAGAATTAAGCAGAAATACACCTCTTTTAGTACAATTATTTTTCTTGTACTTTGGTTTACCTAAAATAGGCTTAAAGTTTAGTCCGGAAATATGTGGAATAATAGGTCTTACGTTTTTAGGCGGAAGCTATATGATAGAAACATTTAGAAGTGCCTTAGAAACTATAGATAAGATTCAAAAAGAATCTGCAATAAGCTTAGGACTAAATAAATGGCAAACAATGAGATATGTAATTTTACCTCAATCATTTGTTATCAGCTTACCTGGAATAACAGCTAATATAATTTTTCTATTAAAAGAAACATCGGTATTTAGTGCAATAGCATTAGTAGATATGATGTTTATTACAAAAGATTTAATCGGACTTTATTATAAAACAGAAGAATCGTTATTTATGTTAGTGCTTGGATACTTGATAATATTATTACCTCTTTCACTTTTTGGTGTATATTTAGAAAGGAGGTTAAAATATGTTGGATACAGTAATTAGTCTACTGTCTAAAGGAACAAACTTTGAAAGACTTCTTTTAGGATTGTGGATAACTATAAAACTAAGTATAATATCTTCTTTATTATCAATATTTTTAGGAATACTATTTGGACTTTTTATGACAATAAAAAATAGATTCACAAAAATAATATCTCAGCTATACTTACAAACTATAAGAATAATGCCTCCATTAGTATTATTGTTCATAGCATACTTTGGAGTAACAAGAATATATGGTATACATATTTCACCAGAAACAAGTGCAATAATAGTTTTTACTATATGGGGAACAGCAGAAATGGGAGATTTAGTTAGAGGTGCTATAGAAAGTATACCTAAAGGTCAAATAGAAAGTGCTGTTGCATTAGGATTTAATAAAATACAAATAAATATTTATATTATTATCCCACAAATTATTAGAAGACTTATTCCTTTGTCTGTTAATTTAGTTACAAGAATGATAAAAACAACTAGTTTAGTTGTACTAATAGGAATAATAGAAGTTCTAAAAGTTGGGCAACAAATAATAGATACAAATAGATTTGAATATTCTAATGGTGCAATTTGGATTTATGGAGTAATTTTCTTACTATATTTCTTAACTTGTTGGCCATTATCCATATTAGCAAAATACTTAGAAAAGAAATGGAGTAAAATATGAAAGAATTAAATAAAGTCGTATTATCAGCAAAAAATATTATAAAAAATTATGGAAATTTAGAAGTTTTAAAAGGAATAAATTTAGATATTCATAAAGGAGAAGTAGTTGTAATAATAGGTGCTTCTGGTTGTGGGAAAAGCTCGTTTTTAAGATGTATGAATGGTCTTGAAGATATACAAGGTGGAGAAATTATTCTAGATGATGAGATAAAATTTTCTGAGTTAAAAGAAGATATGACAAAAATTAGACAGAAAATTGGAATGGTATTTCAAAGTTATGAATTATTTCCACACTTAACTATATTAGATAATATATTATTAGCTCCTTTAAAAGTTCAAAAAAGAAATAAAGAAGAAGTTAAAAAACAAGCTTTAAAATTACTTGAAAGAGTAAATTTATTAGATAAACAAAATTCTTATCCAAGACAATTATCTGGTGGTCAAAAACAAAGAGTTGCAATAGTAAGAGCTTTGTGTATGAATCCTGAGATAATGCTATTTGATGAAGTTACTGCAGCATTAGATCCAGAAATGGTAAGAGAAGTATTAGATGTTATGCTAGAGCTTGCTAAAGATGGAATGACTATGGTTATTGTTACCCATGAAATGCAATTTGCTAGAGCAGTAGCTGATAGAGTTATATTTATGGATAAAGGATATATTGTTGAAGAAGGAGAAGCTGAAGAATTTTTCTCTAATCCTAAAACAGAAAGAGCTCAAAAATTTCTAAATACATTTAGTTTTAAGAAATAATTGCTATATATCTGTTTATTGTATTCTTAGAACTTATACAACTATTGGAATATTATAATAAGTATTATTAATTTAAATTAAAATAAAAATAAATATGGAGGTAAAAAATGAAAATTTGGAAAAAAGTTTTAAAATTAGCAACAGTAGGAGTGGCAGTTTTTGCCTTAGCAGCTTGTGGAAATAAGACTGAAAATAACAGTCAATCTCAAGAAACAACAACTGCAAAAGCAAGAACTGTTCA harbors:
- a CDS encoding amino acid ABC transporter ATP-binding protein produces the protein MKELNKVVLSAKNIIKNYGNLEVLKGINLDIHKGEVVVIIGASGCGKSSFLRCMNGLEDIQGGEIILDDEIKFSELKEDMTKIRQKIGMVFQSYELFPHLTILDNILLAPLKVQKRNKEEVKKQALKLLERVNLLDKQNSYPRQLSGGQKQRVAIVRALCMNPEIMLFDEVTAALDPEMVREVLDVMLELAKDGMTMVIVTHEMQFARAVADRVIFMDKGYIVEEGEAEEFFSNPKTERAQKFLNTFSFKK
- the nikB gene encoding nickel ABC transporter permease, whose translation is MIKNNYVNRALQILLVLFGISFFTFSLTYLSPGDPAEIMLTECGNLPTPELLEQTRAELGLDRPFAEQYCRWAGHVLQGEMGKSYSLRVPVVDKIKTAFFPTLKLSLLSLTFMIVISIPLGVLAAVKKDKWQDYFVRAISFTGLSIPSFWLGLIFLSIFGVMLRWVTVSGGKADFKSMILPAFTLGFAMSAKYIRQVRHTVIEELNKDYVVGARMRGIKESTILVKHVLPNALIPLITLLGLSLGSLLGGTAVIEIIYNYPGMGNMAIKAISFRDYPLVQAYVLLIALIYLVVNLIVDISYKYLDKRVEGVN
- a CDS encoding amino acid ABC transporter permease, encoding MEYLEILKDTFLTDDRYMYIVDGLIFSVGITLFSTVIGIVLGLLLAIMKLSHWYPLKRIKGFQNFNPLSKIAYIYIDIIRGTPVVVQLMILANLVFVGFLRETPVLIIGGIAFGLNSGAYVAEIIRAGIEGLDKGQMEAGRALGLTYSQTMKKIIVPQAIKNILPALVSEFITLLKETSIIGFIGGIDLLRAASIITSQTYRGVEPLLAVGFIYLILTSIFTMFMRKVERGLKVSD
- a CDS encoding amino acid ABC transporter permease (The N-terminal region of this protein, as described by TIGR01726, is a three transmembrane segment that identifies a subfamily of ABC transporter permease subunits, which specificities that include histidine, arginine, glutamine, glutamate, L-cystine (sic), the opines (in Agrobacterium) octopine and nopaline, etc.) translates to MLDTVISLLSKGTNFERLLLGLWITIKLSIISSLLSIFLGILFGLFMTIKNRFTKIISQLYLQTIRIMPPLVLLFIAYFGVTRIYGIHISPETSAIIVFTIWGTAEMGDLVRGAIESIPKGQIESAVALGFNKIQINIYIIIPQIIRRLIPLSVNLVTRMIKTTSLVVLIGIIEVLKVGQQIIDTNRFEYSNGAIWIYGVIFLLYFLTCWPLSILAKYLEKKWSKI
- a CDS encoding basic amino acid ABC transporter substrate-binding protein codes for the protein MKKIFKLMMLVVLSVVFSISLFAKDVVYVGTNAEFAPFEYLEKNQVVGFDIDLLNAISKETGIEFKVKDMAFDGLLPALQTKKVDMVIAGMTATPERKKAVVFSKPYFKAKQVVITKGVDKSLKSFNDLSTKKVGVMLGFTGDTVVSAIKGVKVERFNAAYAAIMALAQNKIDAVVLDSEPAKKYTANSKQFSIANIPAAEEDYAIAFRKNDTALVQKINSALDKIKANGEYDKILKKYFK
- a CDS encoding amino acid ABC transporter permease; this translates as MDWEFITEHTSEFIHAGILTLKIGSIGIVLSIIVGIIGSWILYENFKFFKSIVICYIELSRNTPLLVQLFFLYFGLPKIGLKFSPEICGIIGLTFLGGSYMIETFRSALETIDKIQKESAISLGLNKWQTMRYVILPQSFVISLPGITANIIFLLKETSVFSAIALVDMMFITKDLIGLYYKTEESLFMLVLGYLIILLPLSLFGVYLERRLKYVGYSN
- a CDS encoding amino acid ABC transporter ATP-binding protein; protein product: MINIVNLSKNFGNLKVLKNISTTINKGEIISIIGPSGSGKSTFLRCINKLEEATDGHIYIDGMDLMDKNTDINKIRERVGMVFQHFNLFPHMTVLENLTLSPMLVKKENKEESEKYAQYLLDKVGLLDKANSYPTQLSGGQKQRIAIARALAMKPEVILFDEPTSALDPEMIKEVLDVMKNLADEGMTMLIVTHEMGFAKNVGNRIFFMDNGQIIEDCSPKDFFENPTNERIKDFLNKVLNK
- a CDS encoding MATE family efflux transporter — protein: MKNKVKDMTKGSIWKILLFFSLPLLGASLIQQLYNTADMIFVGNFVGKEATAAVGASSLIFTCIIGLSTGVSIGVGVAVSQKIGSKDFETASKISHTAISFGIIGGIFLTILGVFSSEFLLKLLNTPEVIMDDSVLYLKIYFLSMLPMILYNIGSGIIRSTGNSKTPFYILAFGGILNVITNYIFIVLLKNGVAGVAIATTFSQTVTAIIVMTYLFKNKTVIKFSLKNLKIDFHLLKQILYFGLPAGLQSMLITLSNIIVQYYINGYGGDAVAAYATYFKLENFIWMPVVAIGQASMTFTGQNVGAENYERVKKGALVSIALSGAINIFIATIILTNSYTFMRIFIKNEEIIYLGSQIALTTFPFYILYTILEVLGSCLRGMGYSIVSMYVTMICLCGFRVTLLYVISKFNLDFKSVAYVYPMTWCLTAIVFIFAFCKILNKKMYKL